A stretch of Aerococcaceae bacterium zg-252 DNA encodes these proteins:
- a CDS encoding ABC transporter ATP-binding protein, which produces MLQEIKEQPLIEMKNINKYYQMGEMSLHILKDVSVTIYEKEFVTIMGPSGSGKSTFINVMGFLDNKFDGDYIFSGEPIEQRTDKQISHLRNKMVGFVFQDFNLIPTMSVGENIRLPLLYSGFSARKTVQIVKDALESVGLADKYHHKPSELSGGQKQRIAIARALINNPKFIIADEPTGALDTKTSSVIMDILARLNREKGVTIVMVTHEPDLQQYATRRIKIVDGKIHYNEVSVPTYELPDKPLIFDEVMNHEDE; this is translated from the coding sequence ATGCTGCAAGAAATAAAGGAACAGCCACTCATTGAAATGAAAAACATTAATAAATATTATCAAATGGGTGAAATGTCACTGCATATCTTAAAAGATGTAAGTGTGACAATTTATGAAAAAGAATTTGTAACGATTATGGGGCCGTCAGGTTCAGGGAAATCAACCTTTATTAATGTTATGGGCTTTTTAGATAATAAATTTGACGGCGATTATATTTTTTCTGGGGAACCAATAGAGCAACGTACTGACAAGCAAATATCGCACTTGCGTAACAAAATGGTAGGATTTGTATTTCAAGATTTTAATCTGATTCCGACCATGTCAGTTGGTGAAAATATCCGCTTACCATTATTGTATAGTGGTTTCTCTGCTCGTAAGACAGTACAAATTGTAAAAGATGCTCTAGAAAGTGTCGGATTAGCAGATAAATATCATCATAAACCGAGCGAACTATCTGGGGGGCAAAAGCAACGGATTGCAATTGCGAGAGCTTTGATTAATAATCCTAAATTTATCATTGCAGATGAACCGACAGGGGCTTTGGATACGAAGACGTCAAGTGTCATTATGGATATTTTAGCTCGTTTAAATCGTGAAAAAGGTGTTACCATTGTCATGGTGACGCATGAACCAGATTTACAACAATATGCTACTCGACGCATTAAAATTGTTGACGGTAAAATTCACTACAATGAAGTGAGTGTCCCAACCTATGAGTTACCTGATAAGCCACTAATATTTGATGAGGTGATGAATCATGAGGATGAGTGA
- a CDS encoding biotin/lipoyl-binding protein yields the protein MSLKRKLIIGIIIGLVALLSMAFALKQIFFPNAFMNNQSEIGMMNADGTMDDGEIKYTTFDVYQQDPVTVDASVKLQTDSAYFYDAQNGKIDTVLVKDGQKVKKGAVLFTYVSTDKDTQYALEDLLREQTKLYNQRVELISQLEEATGNLYNYKGDQIAYYWGDNGKQNYYIVEAIGNAPATTSSNNANQDSASDSMSEMDMGDGEGIKAQIRQVNQQIEELEIKLVRQKEKQNNRVVANTDGVVLLNEQGKDSNSVPLVRIVSEDISVVGSVNEYDFYALADERPVTIFVPAENRTIQGKIINYDKIPAYSGAANSSSDNQQNTNFGSGGNSSNNSAHFGFVVKPSEYIQPGFTAKVNISLPGFVIPNDAVVEENNHFYVFVYRDGRVKKTAIDLIQQGLQKVVLKGLNAGDRLVMFPDDLQDGQEIKILETQPFDETEQPALNKG from the coding sequence ATGAGTTTAAAACGAAAATTAATAATTGGAATAATCATCGGTTTAGTGGCATTGTTGTCAATGGCTTTTGCCCTTAAACAAATCTTCTTCCCAAATGCATTTATGAATAATCAATCCGAAATAGGCATGATGAATGCTGACGGGACAATGGACGACGGAGAAATTAAATATACGACCTTTGATGTCTACCAACAAGACCCAGTAACAGTTGATGCAAGTGTTAAATTGCAGACAGATTCAGCGTATTTTTATGATGCTCAAAATGGAAAAATTGATACAGTTCTTGTAAAAGACGGTCAAAAAGTGAAGAAAGGGGCAGTGTTATTTACCTATGTATCGACAGATAAAGACACGCAATATGCCCTAGAAGATTTATTGAGAGAGCAAACTAAATTATATAATCAACGAGTAGAGTTAATTAGTCAATTAGAAGAAGCAACAGGCAATTTATATAATTATAAAGGCGACCAAATTGCTTATTATTGGGGCGATAATGGTAAACAAAATTATTATATCGTAGAGGCGATTGGTAATGCACCAGCGACTACTTCATCTAATAATGCAAATCAAGACAGTGCAAGTGATTCAATGAGTGAAATGGATATGGGTGACGGCGAGGGGATTAAAGCACAAATCCGTCAAGTGAATCAACAAATTGAAGAGCTTGAAATAAAACTCGTTCGTCAAAAAGAAAAACAAAACAATCGAGTGGTTGCCAATACTGACGGTGTAGTTTTATTAAATGAACAAGGAAAAGATAGTAATTCTGTTCCATTAGTACGGATTGTATCTGAAGATATATCAGTAGTGGGGAGCGTCAATGAGTATGATTTCTACGCATTAGCTGATGAGCGACCTGTAACAATTTTTGTCCCAGCAGAAAATCGCACGATACAAGGGAAGATTATTAACTATGATAAAATTCCTGCCTATAGCGGTGCTGCTAATAGTAGTTCAGACAATCAACAAAATACGAATTTCGGCTCTGGTGGTAATAGCAGTAATAATTCGGCACACTTCGGTTTTGTGGTCAAACCGTCTGAATATATTCAACCTGGATTTACTGCGAAAGTGAATATTTCGCTACCAGGATTTGTGATTCCAAATGATGCTGTCGTTGAAGAAAATAATCATTTTTATGTCTTTGTATATCGTGACGGTCGTGTGAAGAAAACAGCGATTGATTTAATTCAACAAGGATTACAAAAAGTTGTATTAAAAGGATTAAATGCCGGCGACCGCTTAGTGATGTTCCCAGATGATTTACAGGATGGACAAGAAATTAAAATTCTTGAAACACAGCCATTTGATGAAACAGAACAACCAGCCTTAAATAAAGGGTAG
- a CDS encoding MFS transporter, with protein sequence MFKKKINSKQKKNNIGAVKVLGWSSRAISVAANTIIIGYLMIFCTDTLKMPAALVGSLMMASKIFDGITDFFASFMVDNTKTRWGKGRPYEWCIVGVWLCTIALFYTPVSWSLYIKAIWVFVMYTMVFSIFTTLLLASQTPYMIRAFDNDNEKIAKVGIYAGLLTMVGGMIVSVSFPIMMAKLAINPEGWQSLILIYALPLLLIGLGRFFLVSENSIIDETSGQDKISFKDILIMLKRNKYTWATAGMTGFYNVVIGMNAATYYFSYIVGDIGLYSTIQFIGILVLPITLLFPYLMKKYTVSQMIAGGALISAVGYLIYFFAGGNMALLLIGAFVSGVGQFPFVYLQANLSVQMADYNEYIGLSRLDSSVGLLGGAFAKIGGGIGTALLGVLLGMAGYEGSVAVQTEGTLLMIKILYSIIPMIGMVLMALSVSQFSSLDKQQETIEQALREKRAM encoded by the coding sequence ATGTTTAAAAAGAAAATTAATTCAAAACAGAAAAAAAATAATATTGGTGCTGTAAAAGTTTTAGGTTGGTCTAGTAGAGCTATTTCAGTTGCTGCAAACACAATTATCATAGGATATTTGATGATATTTTGCACAGACACTTTAAAAATGCCAGCAGCATTAGTCGGTTCTTTAATGATGGCGAGTAAAATATTTGATGGAATTACTGATTTTTTTGCTTCATTTATGGTAGATAATACAAAAACTAGATGGGGGAAAGGGCGACCGTATGAATGGTGTATTGTTGGAGTATGGCTATGTACGATTGCACTATTTTATACACCAGTTAGTTGGAGTTTGTATATAAAGGCAATTTGGGTTTTTGTAATGTACACTATGGTTTTTTCGATATTTACAACTTTACTTTTAGCTAGTCAAACGCCTTATATGATTAGAGCGTTTGATAATGATAATGAAAAAATTGCCAAGGTAGGAATCTATGCTGGTTTATTAACAATGGTAGGAGGAATGATTGTCTCTGTTTCATTTCCAATTATGATGGCAAAATTAGCTATTAATCCTGAAGGATGGCAATCATTAATTTTGATTTATGCCTTACCACTATTATTGATTGGATTAGGTAGATTCTTCTTAGTCAGTGAAAATTCAATTATTGATGAAACAAGTGGTCAAGACAAAATTTCATTTAAAGATATTCTGATAATGTTGAAACGTAATAAATATACTTGGGCGACAGCAGGCATGACGGGATTTTATAATGTTGTTATTGGTATGAATGCTGCTACATATTATTTTTCATATATAGTAGGGGATATTGGTTTATATAGTACGATTCAATTTATTGGAATCTTAGTCTTACCGATTACATTACTATTTCCGTATTTAATGAAAAAGTACACTGTTTCACAGATGATAGCAGGTGGAGCACTAATTAGTGCTGTAGGTTATTTGATTTATTTCTTTGCAGGCGGAAATATGGCACTTTTACTCATCGGTGCGTTTGTTTCTGGTGTAGGACAATTTCCGTTTGTATATTTACAAGCAAATTTATCTGTTCAAATGGCTGACTATAATGAATATATTGGATTGTCACGATTAGATAGTTCTGTTGGATTACTCGGAGGGGCATTTGCAAAAATTGGTGGAGGAATAGGGACGGCTTTACTTGGTGTTTTATTAGGTATGGCGGGTTATGAAGGTTCGGTTGCAGTTCAAACAGAGGGTACACTCTTAATGATTAAAATATTATATAGTATTATTCCAATGATAGGTATGGTATTAATGGCATTGAGTGTTTCACAATTTTCAAGTTTAGATAAGCAACAGGAAACTATTGAACAAGCATTGAGAGAAAAACGTGCCATGTAA
- a CDS encoding glycoside hydrolase family 3 protein — translation MQHYTLDTPLYELLEKPEVLDFFNQFAPGIIDGPNYQYISTVPISILISNAPEFEDILNACLQLANGEEVTVTIRDRRFIKPEINTSEPFIYDIDDVDGKFYMLEKGFAGALIVRFTKEMDLSISGNVYYNGTRIPNTLLTSIEDAGGVQMLGIPLRDICLEYNMDYELLVDGYIDIDGNEMEPQKIIVHTKDKPKINLEYEENDNVALQAAREGIVLLKNTNNVLPIPKNSSLNVINENQFRLAAVGAGKINPRYQINLRRAIDEFSNFTRSSDAAIGLIVISRASGENFDNEAKAGEYYLTNEEEEQLKALRRTSDSLIVIINSGYPIDVSWIETYQVDAVLWCGFPGMLGGRALVEILDGRISPSAKLPDTWALDYYDYPSSSNFYQPANGESKAKADSPYFIDTYYEEDIYVGYRYFETFNKEVAFPFGFGLSYTDFSWESSLENNQLVVNVKNIGNYSGMDIIQVYATIPEGKMEQPKKRLIAFKKTDILDIGESQELVFEINEEYLTSFDTTSANWILESGDYLISVGKNVQETTQVGTIKIQDEVLYRKSQHYMISPVEIDVLTKSNNQFPLGKKSGMKKHYKKLQPYSARKSFTLEENYFTKLVEDYSIEELARLSVCASAGWGMHETGEAGRIYSLENRNLPRFAVSDGNNGVNVHEPNIGMPCSNTVCSSWNINLSYQVGEVIAKEAKEQNIQMILAPAMNIHRDPLNGRHPEYYSEDPLLAGYMAGYHAKGLEENGISGCYKHVIANNCESSRKRNHSFISERALREIYLKVFEIAMTIHKPDSIMTAYNACNGVFTAEDSELLQGIFREEFGFEGFVMTDWNSYDSIDIIKAVSAGNTWITPGSADDTYTKPIIEAVKQGEIDLLRLKDNVGRLLSVVNSRCGGHQNV, via the coding sequence ATGCAACACTATACATTAGATACACCATTGTATGAGCTTTTAGAAAAACCAGAGGTTTTAGATTTTTTTAATCAGTTTGCACCAGGAATTATTGATGGACCGAATTATCAATATATAAGTACTGTTCCTATTTCAATATTAATCAGTAATGCACCGGAGTTTGAAGATATTCTTAATGCATGTTTACAATTAGCTAATGGTGAGGAAGTCACAGTAACTATTCGTGATCGACGTTTTATTAAACCTGAGATTAATACAAGTGAGCCGTTTATTTATGATATTGACGATGTAGATGGAAAATTTTATATGCTTGAAAAAGGATTTGCTGGGGCTTTGATTGTGAGATTCACTAAAGAAATGGATCTCTCAATCTCTGGTAATGTGTATTATAATGGAACCCGCATACCAAATACATTATTAACAAGTATAGAAGATGCAGGTGGAGTACAGATGTTAGGTATTCCATTGAGAGATATTTGCCTAGAATATAATATGGATTATGAGTTACTGGTTGACGGATATATTGATATTGATGGCAATGAAATGGAACCACAAAAAATAATTGTTCATACTAAGGATAAGCCAAAAATTAATTTAGAGTATGAAGAGAATGACAATGTTGCTTTACAAGCTGCTAGAGAAGGTATTGTTTTATTAAAAAATACGAATAATGTTTTACCTATTCCTAAGAATAGCAGTTTAAATGTAATAAATGAGAATCAATTTCGTTTAGCAGCTGTGGGAGCAGGAAAAATTAATCCAAGATATCAAATTAATCTTAGACGTGCAATTGATGAGTTTTCTAATTTTACGCGTTCTTCTGATGCTGCTATTGGTTTGATAGTTATTAGCCGAGCATCTGGTGAAAATTTTGACAATGAAGCCAAAGCAGGCGAGTATTATTTGACGAATGAGGAAGAAGAACAACTAAAAGCATTGCGAAGAACAAGTGATTCACTAATTGTCATAATTAACTCAGGTTATCCGATAGATGTTTCTTGGATAGAAACTTATCAGGTAGATGCAGTATTATGGTGTGGTTTTCCTGGTATGCTTGGAGGAAGAGCTCTTGTTGAAATATTAGACGGACGTATTTCTCCTTCGGCTAAACTTCCTGATACTTGGGCATTAGACTATTATGACTATCCGTCAAGTTCAAATTTTTATCAACCAGCTAATGGAGAATCCAAGGCTAAAGCCGATTCACCTTACTTTATTGATACATATTATGAAGAAGATATTTATGTTGGTTATCGCTATTTTGAAACATTTAACAAAGAAGTTGCTTTTCCTTTTGGTTTTGGTCTTTCATATACAGATTTTAGTTGGGAATCCAGTTTAGAAAATAATCAACTAGTAGTTAATGTTAAAAATATTGGAAATTACTCTGGTATGGATATTATTCAAGTATATGCGACGATACCAGAAGGTAAAATGGAACAACCGAAAAAACGATTAATAGCCTTTAAAAAGACAGATATTTTAGATATTGGAGAAAGTCAAGAGTTAGTATTTGAAATAAATGAGGAATATTTAACTTCTTTTGATACAACATCTGCAAATTGGATTTTAGAATCAGGTGACTATCTAATTTCTGTGGGTAAAAATGTACAAGAAACAACTCAGGTAGGCACTATTAAGATTCAGGATGAAGTACTTTATCGGAAATCTCAGCATTATATGATTTCACCTGTAGAAATAGATGTGCTGACGAAAAGTAATAATCAATTTCCATTAGGAAAAAAATCTGGAATGAAGAAACATTACAAAAAATTACAACCATATTCAGCTCGAAAAAGTTTTACATTAGAGGAAAATTATTTTACAAAATTGGTTGAAGATTATTCTATTGAAGAATTGGCTCGACTTAGTGTATGTGCATCAGCAGGTTGGGGTATGCATGAGACTGGTGAAGCGGGTCGAATTTATTCGTTAGAAAATAGAAACTTACCACGTTTTGCTGTTTCAGACGGAAATAATGGTGTGAATGTACACGAACCTAATATTGGTATGCCTTGCAGTAATACAGTTTGCTCTAGTTGGAATATAAACTTGTCTTATCAGGTTGGTGAAGTGATTGCAAAAGAAGCTAAAGAACAAAATATTCAAATGATTTTAGCCCCAGCCATGAATATACATCGAGATCCATTAAATGGTCGACATCCTGAGTATTATAGCGAAGATCCTTTATTGGCAGGATATATGGCTGGATACCACGCTAAGGGACTAGAAGAAAATGGTATTTCAGGTTGTTATAAGCATGTTATTGCGAATAATTGTGAATCATCACGAAAGAGAAATCATAGTTTTATTAGCGAACGAGCACTTAGAGAAATCTACTTAAAAGTATTTGAAATTGCTATGACGATTCATAAGCCAGATTCAATAATGACAGCTTATAATGCATGTAATGGTGTATTTACAGCAGAGGACTCAGAATTGTTGCAAGGAATATTTAGAGAAGAGTTTGGATTTGAAGGTTTTGTAATGACGGATTGGAATTCATATGATTCGATTGATATTATCAAAGCTGTTAGTGCTGGAAATACTTGGATAACACCTGGTTCTGCAGATGATACATATACAAAGCCAATCATTGAGGCTGTTAAACAAGGGGAAATTGATTTATTGAGACTCAAAGATAATGTTGGGCGACTTTTATCTGTTGTTAATTCTAGATGTGGAGGACATCAAAATGTTTAA
- a CDS encoding glycoside hydrolase family 1 protein — protein MKFYIGAATAAHQVEGNNVNSDFWVMENLEYSSFTEPSLDACDHYNRYQEDIDLMKEAGLNAYRFSIEWARIEPQKGTFDSNELEHYRNVILYCKKQGIEPIVTLHHFSSPAWLIGEGGWENIQTATYFANYAKYIAQELGSELNYICTINEANMGVQIAEVAKMFMRQMGIDPQVGLNFGLPEHLQKEQDEARKILGFPEGEMANTFLSMRTKSGNDVIRLAHIQAREKIKEINSKLQVGLTLSLYDIQLADDSPEAITEAEEKWKNDFLDFQPAFEKDDFLGVQNYTRVIIGKNGVQAAPEDSILTQMGYEFYPQGIANVVRKVAKDFKGKIFVTENGVATEDDNLKNEFIHEALKGLKKCYQDGIPLMGYLYWSLLDNFEWQKGFGMKFGLIGVDRENKARQIKPSLHFLGNTGKQIFESLI, from the coding sequence ATGAAATTTTATATTGGAGCAGCTACAGCAGCTCATCAGGTTGAAGGGAATAATGTAAATAGTGATTTTTGGGTAATGGAAAATTTAGAATATTCTAGTTTTACTGAACCATCATTAGATGCATGTGATCATTATAATCGGTATCAGGAAGATATTGATTTAATGAAAGAGGCGGGATTAAATGCCTACCGATTTTCTATTGAGTGGGCTAGAATTGAGCCTCAAAAAGGCACATTTGACAGCAATGAACTCGAACATTATCGCAATGTAATCTTATATTGTAAGAAACAAGGAATAGAGCCTATTGTTACATTACATCATTTTTCAAGTCCTGCTTGGTTAATTGGTGAAGGTGGATGGGAAAACATTCAAACAGCTACTTATTTTGCAAATTATGCCAAGTATATCGCTCAAGAGTTAGGATCTGAACTAAATTATATTTGTACTATCAATGAAGCGAATATGGGGGTTCAGATAGCTGAAGTTGCAAAAATGTTTATGAGACAAATGGGAATCGATCCACAAGTCGGTTTAAATTTTGGTTTACCAGAGCATCTACAAAAAGAACAGGATGAAGCAAGAAAAATATTAGGATTTCCTGAAGGAGAAATGGCAAATACATTTTTATCAATGAGAACTAAAAGTGGTAATGATGTAATCAGATTAGCACATATACAAGCTCGTGAAAAAATTAAAGAAATAAATTCTAAATTGCAAGTAGGTCTAACGCTCAGTTTATATGATATTCAATTAGCTGATGATTCACCGGAAGCAATTACAGAAGCTGAAGAAAAATGGAAAAATGATTTTTTAGATTTTCAGCCAGCATTCGAAAAAGATGATTTTCTCGGAGTTCAAAACTATACAAGAGTAATCATTGGGAAAAATGGCGTACAAGCGGCTCCTGAAGATAGCATTTTAACTCAAATGGGCTATGAATTTTATCCGCAAGGAATTGCAAATGTTGTCCGAAAAGTTGCAAAAGATTTTAAAGGTAAGATATTTGTGACGGAAAATGGTGTTGCTACAGAAGATGATAATTTAAAAAATGAATTTATTCACGAAGCTTTAAAAGGATTAAAAAAATGTTATCAAGATGGAATTCCTTTAATGGGATATTTGTATTGGAGTTTGCTAGATAATTTTGAATGGCAAAAAGGTTTTGGTATGAAATTTGGACTGATAGGTGTGGATAGAGAAAATAAAGCGAGACAGATTAAGCCTAGTTTACATTTTCTTGGAAATACAGGTAAGCAAATATTCGAATCGTTAATTTGA